CAAAAGTATAATCTACCATGACGAAATCAACTCCTTCAAATCCTTTTCAGAACTTGACGAAAGAGTACGAAAAGAAACCCTACCTTCCACCAATTTAACCAAACCATAACCCACACTTTTCCTTCCTCCCACGAATACGCCATCGTTAACTAAAGTCTTCAAAAGATAACGCATAACCTCCACAGCCTTATTCTTCCATTCTTCTTTTTCTCCATTTATTATATCTAAATTATTTATTATCATGTTAAATTTAAAAGAAGCTCCAGGATCTACAAAATCCAAAGTATATAAATGACCAGCGTGTTGACCTCCAAAAACCCTATTTATTGTAACCATAGTACGCATAGAAATTGAATAATTACCCTCAATCACAGCGTCAAATAAGAAAACCCTAGACGAAATATCGTGAAAACCAAAAAGAATACAAGGAATACAGTAAATCCTCTTATTATTAACTTCCTTACAACTTGGCTCCTCCCTTTCTTTAAGATCATAAACCTTGTAAATTACATTATTTTCTCCCTCATTATTTTCTCCCTTATTCGTTTCCTGACTCCTCATATAAGCCTCAGCCAAACTACGCAAAACTCCCTTCAGAGTTGACCCAGGAATAACAGGCTTATCTCCCAGAGTTAATACAGGGTTATCAGTCAGCGAAGTAAACACTTGAGCCCTCCCTGAACCAATCCTCAGCGGAGTCTCATTCCTAAGAATACCTTCAATCCTCGTAGTCGAAACTATCCTATCCAAATCATAACAATCTGACATTAACTCACCTGGATAGAACTTCAACCACTCCTTTAAAATCCTTTACCTTAGAAATCTCAGCCTTCTTATTTCTTGCCTCCTCAGTATCTAAAGCCTCGTACAACCACTTAAAATAACCTAACAGCTCCAACGCCTCCTCTAGCTTCTTCCCTTTCAACTTAGATAAAAGAAGTTTACCAGTGTTTTGATCTATTTCACCCCTACGCATTTGCCTCATAATGTACAACAAAAGCTCATTTACATTCTTTCTAGATTGTAAAAAAATTTAACAAATTATTTACAGTACTACTGCTCACTTTTCCGAACGTAGTAGCAGAAATACCAATTTCTGTTGCTTCGTCCAATAAAGATTTATTCTGAGACACAATATTATTAGTAAAGAACATTTTTATAAAGATTATCCATTTACATGTTTGAAACAAACATAAAAACTAACTTAACTTTAAAGAAAACATGATCCATGAAATTTAAATCCGTTCATTACAACTTGAGCCAATCCCCTCATGTTTTTAAGATTTCTTTATATAGCCTTTCAATTTAATACTTAATTAAAAGGAAGGGATAAGCCCGTATTATTAAATCCACATTATAAAAGTAAGAATCACGCTAGTTTGTGGATCACATGAAAATTGAGGAGATACTAGTAGTATGTCTCATTTGAAAACTAGACGATAATTCTATGAATGATCCTAATAGAGAGAATAGCCTCAATTTCCAGATATTCCACAAACTACAATCTGGAAATCAATTTGCTCCAGACATAAGTGAATAAACGAGCTATTGAACTTACAATCCCCTACTGAATTATTCTTTTTTATTACGATCTTCAAGATTTGAATCGTTATGTCTTTCAATTTTTACAGGATTATTCAAAGAACAGAATCACTAGATGAATGAATTTCGGAAGTATACTTTTAATTCTATACTTGATTGATCCTAATTATTGTCCCAGCCGTAATAGCATACAAGATATATTGTTTTCAATTCCCTAAAGGATTAATCCTCATCATAGTCCCTGCAGTCATCGCGTATAAGATGTATAGCTTTCAATTCCCTAAAGGATTAATCACTTAGCCCGTTGATAAAACCAACCCGAGGACACCCAAGCTTTCAATTCCCTAAAGGATTAATCAATGGGAGTTAGGGCTAATTGCCTCTAGCCCGTATGTCCACGCACTTTCAATTCCCTAAAGGATTAATCTTATTATGAAATTTTAGAAGGTAAATCATATTGGGTTAGCTTTCAATTCCCTACAGGATTAATCCGGGAAAATATCAAATTAATGTGCTATCTTATACTACTTCTTTCAATTCCCTACAGGATTAATCAAGAAGAACTAAGGTGGCAGAATGATCCAGTAAATAATTGCTTTCAATTCCCTACAGGATTAATCATCATTTTGTATTTGCATTAAAAAGTCTATGTTAGAACATTCTTTCAATTCCCTACAGGATTAATCAAGAAATATGATTTTTACATTCCTAAGTTTAAGATGTATATCTTTCAATTCCCTAAAGGATTAATCTTATAGCGTACTGCAGTCCGTTGAATGATATCTACTACAGCTTTCAATTCCCTAAAGGATTAATCTGGGATACACAAATTCAATTTTCTGGGAGTCAACAATTCTTTCAATTCCCAAAGGATTAATCCTTTAGCGTACGCTTTTTAGCATCGTAGCATTTGATGAAGCTTTCAATTCCCTAAAGGATTAATCATGTCGGATCAAGATCTAGATGATCTCGTTAATTCAGTAAACTTTCAATTCCCTACAGGATTAATCAGAGTGAATCAACCGTTTGTGTGGAAGCTTATCGATTATCTCTTTCAATTCCCTACAGGATTAATCATCACAAGTTCTAAATGGTGAAGAATCAATAGAAAAGACCTTTCAATTCCCTACAGGATTAATCTGGATTTGACTCTGTTTTCCGACTCTGATTATCTATCTTTCTTTCAATTCCCTACAGGATTAATCAATACTAATAACTAAGAAATTACCATCAGACTACCTAAAATACTTTCAATTCCCTACAGGATTAATCCTTTTTCATGAAAAAGCAAATGATAAGTAATGATAATGTTACTTTCAATTCCCTACAGGATTAATCCTTTGACAAATTTAATAAGATTAATGACGAGATAATAGCTTTCTTTCAATTCCATAGTGGATTAATCAAAATATCAAGTTGTTGTTTTGATTCATAATGCTAAATACTTTCAATTCCATAGTGGATTAATCAAATTTTGGATGGCTACACACAATAAGCGCATTTGACTTTCAATTCCATAATGGATTAATCCTTAATCTGCCAGACTATGTCATCGCAGTAATTAATGCTCCTTTCAATTCCATAGTGGATTAATCAATAGAAGAAAGAGAATAGCAATCTCCATAAGATATATAAACTTTCAATTCCATAGTGGATTAATCTCAGTACGACGCTATCATCGCATCGTTACCAGTAAATTTGTATCACTTTCAATTCTATAGTGGATTAATCATTATCCCCGAAAAAAAGAGCAATTGCCTTTAGAATCTTTCAATTCCATAGTGGATTAATCTGGGTACAATTTTTCAATATAGTCTTTGAAAATATAGTCCTTTCAATTCCATAGTGGATTAATCTCACTTTATGATTTCTATCCTTCCATACTATGATATGTCTTTCAATTCCATAGTGGATTAATCACCATA
This genomic window from Acidianus manzaensis contains:
- the csx7 gene encoding CRISPR-associated RAMP protein Csx7; the encoded protein is MSDCYDLDRIVSTTRIEGILRNETPLRIGSGRAQVFTSLTDNPVLTLGDKPVIPGSTLKGVLRSLAEAYMRSQETNKGENNEGENNVIYKVYDLKEREEPSCKEVNNKRIYCIPCILFGFHDISSRVFLFDAVIEGNYSISMRTMVTINRVFGGQHAGHLYTLDFVDPGASFKFNMIINNLDIINGEKEEWKNKAVEVMRYLLKTLVNDGVFVGGRKSVGYGLVKLVEGRVSFRTLSSSSEKDLKELISSW